A window of Candidatus Margulisiibacteriota bacterium genomic DNA:
TCCGGGACGCCGTAAAGAAAAAGAGCTCCGGAAAGCATTATCAAAAAGATATTAATCAGGTATATCGTCATATATTCCGCCCTTTTCCTGAAATTTCATGATATAACCTAAAATAATCTTTGATCCTGTTCTCCATATTAAAGTTTTCTTTCGCAAAAGCAATACAGTTGCCTGTATAATATTCTTTGCCGTTCCGGTATACCTGCGATATGGCATCAAAAACAGCATTAATATCATTCGCTTCCACAACATATCCGCATCCTTTTCCAATCAATTCCGGGTTAGCGGTTGAATTGATTACGATTGCAGGGGTACAGCAGGCAAGCGCTTCCGCAGTCACTTTTCCGAACGTTTCTTCAGGAGAGAAATTCACGAACACGTCTGCCATTGAATAATACTGAACAAGTTCATTGACATTATGGGTCTCTTGAATATGAATTATGTTTTGATGTAACCGCACATGACCCTTTATACTGCCTACCAATACAATGCGCATATGTGCCGGGATACTATCAGCCAATTCAATGAATTTATCTAATCCCTTTGCACTACTCCATATGCTGGCAACACCTAATATAACAAAATGATTCTCTAAACCCAGCTTCCGCCTCAATTCATCAGTACCAACAGGTTTAAAAATTTTCAGGTCAATCCAGTTATATATCCGTGTTATTATTTTTGCTGAAGAGAGAAAAGATTTTCTCGCCTCATTTGTCACCCAATCAGATACCCCGACAACTGCCAACCTTGGTATCTTCTTGAACCATGCTTTTTTATCATGGTACATTCTCCTGCACCGGTCAAAAAACCATGTCGGGTTGGTCCGATTCTCATTTGGACACCTGATACATTCCTTCTGCCATTGGAAACAATTGTTCATCGTATAATAAAAGCATCTACCTGTATAAAACCAGCAGTCGTGCAGGGTGAGAATAATGGGTATATCATTCTCCGCAAGGTAGGCAAGCAGAATTCCCAGATTAATATAATTACTGTGCAGATTGTGCAAATGTACGACGTCAGGCTTAATTTTCTCTATGTAATCCAGGAGTTTTCTTGTGCCTTTCCCGGAAAAATATGCCTGCATACCGGATATCCGGGAAAATAATGCATGTAATTTCCTCTCCCATTTTGTTCCAATTCTGTATCCCTTTTCATAAGGAACTCCGGACGCATAGGCGATGTACCCCTCCTGCCCATTTTTATTCAGGTACTCCGCTATTTCAACACAGATACGGCCTGTACTCCTTATCCCATTTACTGCATTAATCTGTAATATTTTCATTTTTATTTTTACCTGCCAAGTTGGTTAAATCTTTATACAGGTTTTTTTGAATTATGTCTATCTGATGATTGCGCTTCCCGCATTCCCACGCTTTTTTTGCATATTCAAGCAAGATTTCAGGGTTCTTTATAATAGAGCCCAGCACAGTGCCGATTTTCTCATAGTTATCAATGCATATGGCCGCATCCTCCTTCTTCAAATACGCATAACCCGAATGCCGCGCCCAGCTGATTACCATCACCGCACAACCGCTTGCGAGACAATCAATAATTTTAGTTGAAAACGAAAGTCTTGTCGTCAACCTGTTTTGCAGGTCCAGCGCTTCAACATGTAGAGCAATATCGGCGTTTTGATAAACTTTTCTCAATTCTTCTTCCGGAACCGCTCCCATCAGAAAAGAATTTTTATTGTCGTCCAGCATTTTTTTTTGTCTGGCGGTTATTCTGTCTTTTGTATATATATCAAGCGTCATTTTCGTTCCGTCTTTATTTATTTTTTTCAATGCTCTGTTAATCTCAACGAGGGTTCTCCATCTCTGACAATATAATTTACCTGCGTAGATTATCTTAATCGGGCTGTTTACGCTCTTTTTAATCTGTACCCCGTTGAAATCGGCGCATTTTTTTAAAATGCCTGCGTCAATATTAAAGTTATTTTTATATTCCTGCAACTGTTCCGAGGACAGAGTATAGTATTTAGAATAAACAGGCATTGTTTTTCTAATATCCTTCCTTACTAAAAACCGCCTAATCCAGTAAACCAGCGAAAATCTTAACTGCTTCAACGAATACTCATCGTCTCCGGTAAAAGCAACCATCGGTTTGCCGGACAATTCGTATATTTTTCTCTCCAACCGTAACATTTTCCTTGTGGCATACCGCGGGCAGAAAACCACATCCGGCTTGAATTCAGATATAAATTGTTTCAACTTCCCTTCGTCGTACCTGCCTGTTAACCATATCCAGTCCCTGACTGCCCTGGCGGGTTCCGACACAATTGATTTCATCAATGAGACAATTTTCTTGTTTTCTTCATTTTCAGGCACATCGCCGTCAGAGCCGCGGATGCCATTGAAGGTTTCAAATGTCCTTCCCGCTTTTTCACCTCCAAAAATACTCTTCAGCATCATCCTGTCGGTTAATTGAAAGTATTTCCAGCAGCACTTATTACCGGGAATGCCCGAACTGCAATATATCTGGGCAAATTCGGCATTAAATCCTTCAAACCAGTTTGACAGAACGTTTTTAGGATGAACCGCATCGTTCCAGACCTCGTCGGTAATCAACAGAATTTTTAACCTGTCATCCATTTATAAACCCCTGAATTTACTTTCTGAGACGTAAAAAGTTCACGGCAAAAGAACATGCATCCGGACATGTTCTGAAAAGAGTGAACATCAACTTATACTTCAGCGGTGTAATCTCATTTTTAACGCTTTTGTTATACATGTGATTGTATAAGAGTAATATCTGTCTTCTATCATTTGTGTTTTTCCTGTCTTTTTTGCAACGGATATAAAAAAGCATCAGCGAGAGACAAAAATATTCATAAGACAGTTCCAGGAGAGATTTTTCCTTATCTCTGAAATATTCCAGTCTCTTTTCAAGTATATCTATAAAATCCGTTGATATGAAATGCTTTGTGTTCCTCATTATACTCACGGGCGTCTGGAAATAATAATACAGTTTTTTACCGGTAATAGCTATTCTGCTGGCCTTGTAAACGATACGGTAGGTCATTGCCTCATCCTCATACGTTTTCCCGCAAGGGAACCTTTCATTATTAAAGAGCCCTGATTTGTAAAGGCGGCCACATACCCCGGCGCGCACTCTTCTGCTAATCAAAGCATCCACCTTATTATAAACATCATTTTTGCCTTTAACAAGAATGCCGTTAAAATTATCCGACATGCCCTTAACGTATGCACATTGCGCGATTTCACATTGGCCGTTTATGCACATCTCATATAAAATTTCCAGGCAGTCCGGATGTAAAAAATCATCACTGTCAACAAAACTGACAAATTCCCCGTTCATTATATCCAGTCCAGCGTTGCGCGCCGAAGATGTGCCGCCGTTCATCTTATGAATAACCTTAATTCGTTCATCCGCCATGGCATACCCGTCGCAAATTTCAGGGCATTTATCAGATGAACCGTCATCCACCAGTATAATTTCTGTATTTGAATATGTCTGCACTCTGATGCTTTCTATACAGCGCGCCAGGTATTTCTCAACATTATATACAGGCACAATAACCGATATAAGGGATTTATGCATTTTCATCCACTATAATTCTCATATATATTGCGCATAACCGTAAGCGTATTTTTCACATC
This region includes:
- a CDS encoding glycosyltransferase family 1 protein, with the protein product MDDRLKILLITDEVWNDAVHPKNVLSNWFEGFNAEFAQIYCSSGIPGNKCCWKYFQLTDRMMLKSIFGGEKAGRTFETFNGIRGSDGDVPENEENKKIVSLMKSIVSEPARAVRDWIWLTGRYDEGKLKQFISEFKPDVVFCPRYATRKMLRLERKIYELSGKPMVAFTGDDEYSLKQLRFSLVYWIRRFLVRKDIRKTMPVYSKYYTLSSEQLQEYKNNFNIDAGILKKCADFNGVQIKKSVNSPIKIIYAGKLYCQRWRTLVEINRALKKINKDGTKMTLDIYTKDRITARQKKMLDDNKNSFLMGAVPEEELRKVYQNADIALHVEALDLQNRLTTRLSFSTKIIDCLASGCAVMVISWARHSGYAYLKKEDAAICIDNYEKIGTVLGSIIKNPEILLEYAKKAWECGKRNHQIDIIQKNLYKDLTNLAGKNKNENITD
- a CDS encoding glycosyltransferase gives rise to the protein MKILQINAVNGIRSTGRICVEIAEYLNKNGQEGYIAYASGVPYEKGYRIGTKWERKLHALFSRISGMQAYFSGKGTRKLLDYIEKIKPDVVHLHNLHSNYINLGILLAYLAENDIPIILTLHDCWFYTGRCFYYTMNNCFQWQKECIRCPNENRTNPTWFFDRCRRMYHDKKAWFKKIPRLAVVGVSDWVTNEARKSFLSSAKIITRIYNWIDLKIFKPVGTDELRRKLGLENHFVILGVASIWSSAKGLDKFIELADSIPAHMRIVLVGSIKGHVRLHQNIIHIQETHNVNELVQYYSMADVFVNFSPEETFGKVTAEALACCTPAIVINSTANPELIGKGCGYVVEANDINAVFDAISQVYRNGKEYYTGNCIAFAKENFNMENRIKDYFRLYHEISGKGRNI
- a CDS encoding glycosyltransferase: MHKSLISVIVPVYNVEKYLARCIESIRVQTYSNTEIILVDDGSSDKCPEICDGYAMADERIKVIHKMNGGTSSARNAGLDIMNGEFVSFVDSDDFLHPDCLEILYEMCINGQCEIAQCAYVKGMSDNFNGILVKGKNDVYNKVDALISRRVRAGVCGRLYKSGLFNNERFPCGKTYEDEAMTYRIVYKASRIAITGKKLYYYFQTPVSIMRNTKHFISTDFIDILEKRLEYFRDKEKSLLELSYEYFCLSLMLFYIRCKKDRKNTNDRRQILLLYNHMYNKSVKNEITPLKYKLMFTLFRTCPDACSFAVNFLRLRK